The Setaria italica strain Yugu1 chromosome IX, Setaria_italica_v2.0, whole genome shotgun sequence genome has a window encoding:
- the LOC101753242 gene encoding protein TIFY 11f — translation MAPMAEADCCSGRRRFAVACSVLSRCVRAEAAAAGRVAAAAAPHGRSEAEAQAASSTMLLMPGADVDAREEAAAAPAPAQLTIMYGGRVLVFDDVPAGWAAEVMRAAARQDVPDGPDDLQVARKASLQRLMQKRRDRTAARVPYAAPARPVVLVAPKEGQEEGDAGSWLGLGIPRGCAC, via the coding sequence ATGGCcccgatggcggaagcggattGCTGCAGCGGCCGGCGACGGTTCGCGGTGGCGTGCAGCGTTCTGAGCCGGTGCGTCAGGGCTGAGGCCGCCGCGGCTggcagggtggcggcggcggcagcacctcATGGTCGTTCCGAGGCAGAGGCACAGGCCGCGTCGTCCACGATGCTGCTGATGCCGGGCGCCGACGTCGACGCCAGGGAGGAAGCTGCGGCAGCACCGGCGCCCGCGCAGCTGACGATTATGTACGGCGGGCGCGTGCTGGTGTTCGACGACGTCCcggcgggctgggcggcggaggtgatgcgcgccgccgctcgccaggACGTGCCGGATGGACCGGACGACCTGCAGGTGGCGAGGAAGGCGTCGCTACAGCGGCTTATGCAGAAGAGGCGGGACAggaccgccgcgcgcgtgccgtacgccgcccctgcccgcccGGTGGTGTTGGTGGCGCCCAAGGAGGGGCAGGAGGAAGGGGACGCTGGCAGCTGGCTTGGGCTGGGTATCCCACGAGGATGCGCGTGCTGA
- the LOC105915211 gene encoding protein TIFY 11b, with the protein MATDCNGRRRFALACGVLSRCVRAKAAAGVAAAAHARPATTPTAASTMLLLPGADVAPDVREEAEASTPTPAPAQLTIMYGGRVLVFDDVPADSAAELLRLAAGGAKDIPVARKASLQRFMEKRRDRLAAQTPYDAASRPTTAASKKRQQEGHAGAWLGLGSPGGCVR; encoded by the coding sequence ATGGCTACGGATTGCAATGGCCGTAGGAGATTTGCGTTGGCCTGCGGCGTGCTCAGCCGGTGCGTCAGGGccaaggccgccgccggggtggcggcggcggctcatgcccgccccgccaccacgccgacgGCGGCCTCGACGATGCTCCTGTTGCCGGGAGCCGACGTCGCCCCCGACGTCAGGGAGGAAGCCGAGGCGtccacgccgacgccggcgccggcgcagctgACGATCATGTATGGCGGGCGCGTGCTGGTGTTCGACGACGTCCCGGCGGACAGCGCGGCCGAGCTGCTacgcctcgccgccggtggggcgaaGGACATCCCTGTGGCGAGGAAGGCGTCGCTGCAGCGGTTCATGGAGAAGAGGCGGGACAGGCTCGCCGCCCAGACGCCGTACGACGCTGCCAGCcggccgacgacggcggcgtccaAGAAGAGGCAGCAGGAAGGACATGCCGGCGCGTGGCTTGGGCTTGGTAGTCCCGGAGGATGCGTACGCTGA
- the LOC101780819 gene encoding protein TIFY 11d: MAAAGNTRFAVTCGLLRQYMREQQLGALDGAFRLPPLVETTTEKDEDTDGRTMQLFPTRAGTLQPSQERPEAQAKAPLTIVYEGRVLVFEDFPADKAEELMQLAGSGSAATPQTKAAPAAAEKPASNPPAALPDLPIARKASLQRFLQKRKHRINAAEPYNKVTASPVPEKDITGSGKPATDEPAAASWLGL; this comes from the exons ATGGCGGCCGCCGGCAACACCAGGTTCGCCGTCACGTGCGGGCTCCTGCGGCAGTACATGAGGGAGCAGCAGCTGGGGGCACTCGACGGGGCGTTCCGGCTGCCGCCTCTGGTGGAGACGACGACGGAGAAGGATGAGGACACGGACGGCAGGACCATGCAGCTCTTCCCCACGCGCGCCGGCACGTTGCAGCCGTCTCAAGAGAG accGGAGGCGCAGGCGAAGGCGCCGCTGACCATCGTCTACGAGGGCCGGGTGCTTGTGTTCGAGGACTTCCCAGCCGACAAGGCCGAGGAGCTGATGCAGCTGGCCGGGTCGGGCTCCGCGGCTACGCCACAGACTAAAGccgcgccagcggcggcggagaagccAGCCTCAAACCCACCGGCGGCGCTCCCTGACCTGCCCATCGCAAGGAAGGCATCGCTGCAGAGGTTCCTCCAGAAGAGGAAGCACAG GATCAACGCCGCCGAGCCTTACAACAAGGTGACGGCGTCCCCGGTGCCAGAGAAAGACATTACCGGTAGCGGCAAGCCTGCGACAGATGAGCCTGCAGCTGCCTCATGGCTCGGGCTCTAG